The Stratiformator vulcanicus genome has a segment encoding these proteins:
- the cax gene encoding calcium/proton exchanger — translation MNTDADQPRAFLATIPKLSYLLIFLPVVIVLKIAHADPIAIFICSGIAILGTVTLIGKATEEIAVYAGPLWGGLLNATFGNITELIIAMFGLVAGPTMYPVVLASITGSILGNLLLVLGAAMLYGGTKYQTQSFSRTGAHVNVGMLWVTLIMLSVPTVITLLPQVDPVFVEHPEWASTFVQESSLTAAILLLILYGLTLVFSLRTHRFLLRPDVEHHETAEWSKELSAGILLGATLCVAFLSESFVGAIEHMREAGTLQMSELFIGVIIVAVVGNAAEGMVAVWVARDNKMELSFQIAMGSCLQVALLVAPVLVIASYFLASEPMSLTFSLFEIASLGAAVLVSSAALNDGESNWIEGAMFLAVYLFFAVVFWFHP, via the coding sequence ATGAACACTGACGCCGACCAGCCCCGCGCCTTCCTCGCGACAATCCCCAAGTTGTCGTACCTGCTGATATTCCTGCCGGTGGTCATCGTGCTGAAAATCGCACACGCCGACCCGATCGCGATTTTCATCTGCTCGGGAATCGCCATTCTCGGCACGGTGACGCTGATCGGAAAAGCGACCGAGGAAATCGCCGTGTATGCCGGCCCGCTGTGGGGCGGGCTGCTCAACGCGACGTTCGGCAACATTACCGAACTCATTATCGCGATGTTCGGGCTCGTCGCGGGCCCGACGATGTACCCGGTCGTACTGGCGAGCATCACGGGGTCGATTCTCGGCAACCTGCTGCTGGTGCTCGGCGCCGCAATGCTTTACGGCGGAACGAAGTACCAGACGCAGAGTTTCAGCCGGACCGGCGCCCACGTCAACGTCGGCATGTTGTGGGTCACGCTGATTATGCTCAGCGTGCCGACGGTTATCACGCTGCTCCCGCAGGTCGACCCGGTCTTCGTCGAGCATCCGGAGTGGGCGAGCACGTTCGTGCAGGAATCGTCACTGACCGCGGCGATCCTGTTGCTGATTCTCTACGGGCTGACGCTCGTGTTTTCGCTCCGGACGCATCGCTTTCTGCTCCGCCCCGATGTCGAGCATCACGAAACCGCTGAGTGGTCCAAGGAACTCTCGGCCGGGATATTGCTGGGGGCGACGCTGTGCGTGGCCTTCCTTTCGGAATCGTTCGTCGGCGCGATCGAGCACATGCGGGAAGCCGGGACGCTTCAAATGAGCGAACTGTTTATCGGCGTGATTATCGTCGCGGTCGTCGGCAATGCGGCCGAAGGGATGGTCGCGGTGTGGGTCGCCCGCGACAACAAGATGGAACTCAGCTTTCAAATCGCGATGGGCTCGTGCCTGCAGGTGGCGTTGCTCGTCGCTCCGGTGCTCGTGATCGCATCGTATTTTCTCGCCTCCGAACCGATGTCACTGACATTCAGCCTGTTCGAGATCGCATCGCTCGGGGCGGCGGTACTCGTCAGTTCGGCTGCCCTCAACGATGGCGAGTCAAATTGGATTGAAGGGGCGATGTTCCTGGCGGTTTACTTGTTCTTCGCGGTCGTGTTCTGGTTTCACCCGTGA
- a CDS encoding rhomboid family intramembrane serine protease has translation MIPLKTDAPIYHWPWMTVALIVANIGVAAYTGLGFRDGGEIGLQLAFGEGLRPWEWVTSNFVHYDPMHLVGNMIFLWGFGLVVEGKLGWWRYLIIYLSIGAIECAITQTIALGYSGPAGGAAGASAIIYGLLAICVVWAPKNEVTVLVLLPTFRLFAVFIFEISILTFCGLYIAMEAVFLVLTGFELSGILSHVIGAALGAVVGVVMLKNNWVDCENWDLFAVWNNTHGNPKEFDSYRYRDYGNETSWSSSDRDKDASPTADPKSERRRTKAEAPLRRLRRFLDSGNAVAAVGELDKLIASNPSFRLGADDLYLLADGIYREKHWEDARPLLTEYLQRFAATDRTKTLKVRLKLARLLVDHSDRPDLARKALRPIRRDDLSVSQQKAFDQLRARVRDKLEHSAEGGGSLG, from the coding sequence ATGATTCCGCTTAAGACCGACGCCCCGATCTACCACTGGCCGTGGATGACGGTCGCCCTGATCGTGGCCAACATCGGCGTCGCCGCCTACACCGGCCTCGGATTTCGAGACGGGGGCGAGATCGGCCTGCAACTCGCATTCGGCGAAGGATTGCGGCCCTGGGAATGGGTCACGTCCAACTTCGTGCATTACGACCCGATGCATCTAGTCGGGAACATGATCTTCCTGTGGGGATTCGGGTTGGTCGTCGAGGGCAAGCTCGGCTGGTGGCGGTATCTGATCATCTACCTGTCGATCGGGGCGATCGAGTGCGCGATTACCCAAACGATCGCCCTGGGCTACAGCGGTCCGGCAGGCGGCGCGGCCGGAGCTTCCGCAATCATCTACGGATTGCTGGCGATCTGTGTCGTCTGGGCACCGAAGAATGAGGTGACGGTGCTGGTACTGCTGCCGACATTTCGACTCTTCGCGGTGTTCATCTTTGAGATTTCGATCCTGACCTTCTGCGGCCTTTATATCGCGATGGAGGCCGTCTTCCTCGTGCTGACAGGCTTCGAACTGAGCGGCATCCTATCTCACGTCATCGGTGCCGCGCTTGGCGCGGTCGTTGGCGTCGTGATGCTGAAAAATAACTGGGTCGACTGCGAGAACTGGGATTTGTTCGCCGTCTGGAACAACACGCACGGCAATCCGAAAGAGTTCGACTCCTACCGCTATCGCGATTACGGGAATGAGACGAGTTGGTCATCAAGCGACCGGGATAAGGACGCATCGCCGACAGCCGATCCGAAGTCCGAACGTCGGCGAACAAAGGCCGAGGCCCCGCTGCGGCGACTGCGTCGCTTTCTCGATTCGGGCAACGCCGTCGCCGCGGTCGGTGAGTTGGACAAGTTGATCGCGTCGAACCCTTCGTTCCGGCTGGGCGCCGATGATCTCTACCTGCTAGCAGACGGCATCTATCGCGAAAAACACTGGGAAGACGCCCGGCCCCTGTTGACCGAGTATTTGCAGCGCTTCGCGGCGACCGATCGCACGAAGACGCTCAAGGTCCGGCTCAAACTGGCTCGATTGCTCGTCGACCACTCCGACCGCCCCGATCTCGCCCGCAAGGCGTTACGTCCGATTCGCCGCGACGATCTCTCGGTGTCTCAGCAAAAGGCGTTCGACCAACTGCGGGCACGGGTGCGCGACAAATTGGAGCACTCCGCCGAGGGGGGCGGTTCGCTGGGGTGA
- a CDS encoding superoxide dismutase family protein, translating into MKKWTLTAFATMLVAGLGTSMAVAQSEPLEKDPVEKRLRGGTSDELLERRGRFDAVDVDRVEINDSDEYRGTNERRQADRFDASRFEGYDEVEADGRYYYRDGRRRLVDPNSGQPARVRSGVVIQVIPKGTIEGLMNRSSHDGQRRNRGNEQYGSNQPQNRVNAAVVVFSPMRDSQIDGHVRMERNGDQVRCWGDVSGLSQGQYCLCVHQFGNMLDSAEGQGIGDQYQWRQNNSDQRQSNNAKRGQFATFKVNKNGKAQFDKTASLPLGEFVGRSVVIHELGNNGQPKKAVAFGIVGITDEATGSRRGQKERTSGYRGTDSEQSADDRDEQKRNAEDREQNRDQADNREAARKERQRNRDRQQNDNRERNRDQSNAADETRNESESDRALTVPERDSNESSSSVDRTKTSNDSTSGPNSAAGRSNRNGQNQE; encoded by the coding sequence ATGAAAAAGTGGACACTCACCGCATTTGCGACGATGCTGGTTGCCGGACTTGGCACCAGTATGGCGGTCGCTCAGTCCGAGCCGCTGGAAAAAGACCCGGTCGAAAAACGACTGAGGGGCGGGACCTCGGATGAATTGCTCGAACGCCGTGGGCGATTCGATGCCGTTGACGTCGATCGCGTCGAGATCAACGACTCCGACGAGTACCGCGGTACCAACGAGCGTCGTCAGGCCGATCGCTTCGACGCCAGCCGATTTGAAGGCTACGACGAAGTCGAAGCCGACGGCCGGTACTATTACCGGGACGGACGGCGTCGTTTGGTCGATCCGAACTCGGGTCAGCCGGCACGAGTCCGAAGCGGCGTCGTGATTCAGGTCATTCCGAAAGGAACGATCGAAGGGCTGATGAATCGCTCTAGTCACGACGGCCAACGACGCAATCGCGGGAACGAGCAGTATGGCTCGAACCAACCGCAGAACCGCGTCAACGCCGCCGTTGTTGTGTTCTCGCCGATGCGGGATTCACAAATTGACGGACACGTTCGCATGGAACGCAACGGTGACCAGGTTCGCTGCTGGGGCGACGTCTCAGGGCTGAGCCAAGGCCAGTATTGCCTCTGCGTGCACCAGTTCGGCAACATGCTCGATAGTGCCGAGGGCCAGGGAATCGGCGACCAGTATCAGTGGCGTCAAAACAACTCTGATCAAAGGCAGAGCAACAATGCCAAGCGGGGTCAGTTCGCGACCTTTAAGGTCAACAAGAACGGTAAGGCTCAGTTCGATAAGACAGCCAGCCTTCCGCTCGGTGAATTCGTCGGACGTTCGGTCGTAATTCACGAACTTGGTAATAATGGCCAGCCTAAAAAGGCCGTCGCCTTTGGTATCGTTGGCATTACCGACGAAGCGACCGGTTCACGGCGTGGCCAGAAAGAACGGACTTCCGGCTATCGCGGAACCGACAGCGAGCAATCCGCTGACGACCGCGACGAGCAAAAACGGAACGCGGAAGATCGCGAACAGAATCGCGATCAGGCCGATAACCGAGAAGCCGCACGTAAAGAGCGTCAGCGAAATCGTGACCGCCAGCAGAACGACAATCGCGAACGTAATCGCGACCAGTCGAACGCTGCGGACGAGACTCGGAATGAGTCAGAATCGGACCGCGCACTGACGGTGCCCGAGCGTGATTCGAACGAGTCTTCAAGCTCGGTGGACCGGACAAAGACCTCGAATGACTCGACTTCGGGTCCGAATAGTGCGGCCGGTCGCTCAAACCGAAACGGTCAGAATCAAGAGTAA
- a CDS encoding c-type cytochrome domain-containing protein gives MPYVLRIALCLVATASCGLACLATAKDSAAAPPIEAQRPTQAESDSATKLSETADIDFVTDVRPIFARHCYQCHGPLHDKGGLRLHTRQFAQAGGHSGIALLGGDLDSNEILSRVLSNDPNYRMPRDTERLSDDELAILERWVAEGTNWPDDLKFEQNPLLESADSEFSPPPLWVLILSADWIDSLFTFASAIPHLFGLSATCLCVLIVLAIAQRYERELQKKNRTPPSWLGKAAAGIGRRSGLLLILTTVTLGLLGRIFVLDKQVALIPILESRVSELNTQVAELSGKTLSTTDLYGNPPLPVRMTHPRRTEHTYYRGNNERDPKLFNQGNYATAIFEISLIGPNRETLVPGNEFPSGNAASVNIQIRRAPNATKELFKPEIFNRVLVSETYDRSKAEEDSNSLTFKTIEPFEAFEVAYPISQHEELDDCDLSGVIYIYTGNRPAFAASYRLKVDSGIVSDESEIWMNHLYAAAFLPPPIEEGKIPHSEWFDWRPLPIIDAPQTEDEDLLGITEHYGDM, from the coding sequence ATGCCTTACGTTCTCCGAATCGCACTCTGCCTGGTCGCGACCGCCTCTTGCGGTCTTGCCTGCCTTGCCACCGCTAAAGACTCTGCCGCCGCCCCGCCGATTGAAGCGCAGCGTCCCACGCAGGCCGAATCCGACTCGGCGACGAAGTTGAGCGAAACTGCGGACATCGATTTCGTCACTGATGTCCGCCCGATCTTCGCCCGCCACTGCTATCAATGTCACGGACCGCTTCACGATAAAGGCGGGCTGAGGCTGCACACGCGCCAGTTCGCTCAAGCCGGTGGTCATTCCGGGATCGCACTCTTGGGGGGTGACCTCGATTCGAACGAAATTCTGTCACGTGTCTTAAGTAACGACCCCAACTACAGGATGCCTCGCGATACCGAAAGACTATCTGATGACGAGCTCGCCATACTGGAGCGGTGGGTTGCCGAGGGTACCAATTGGCCGGATGATCTTAAGTTCGAGCAAAATCCTCTTTTAGAGAGTGCCGATTCCGAGTTTAGCCCACCCCCATTGTGGGTTCTCATTCTGAGTGCGGATTGGATCGATTCACTATTCACCTTCGCGTCTGCGATTCCCCATTTGTTTGGGCTGTCCGCCACCTGTCTTTGCGTGTTGATTGTCTTAGCGATCGCGCAACGATACGAGCGCGAATTGCAGAAGAAAAATAGAACGCCCCCATCATGGTTAGGCAAAGCGGCTGCCGGAATCGGACGCCGCAGTGGATTGCTGCTGATATTGACAACCGTAACCCTCGGGTTGCTCGGTCGAATTTTCGTTCTCGACAAACAAGTAGCCCTGATCCCGATACTCGAATCCCGCGTGAGCGAGTTAAACACACAGGTTGCCGAATTATCCGGGAAAACTCTTTCGACCACCGATCTTTATGGGAACCCGCCACTGCCCGTCCGGATGACACACCCGCGGCGTACGGAGCACACTTACTATCGCGGCAACAACGAACGCGACCCGAAATTATTTAATCAAGGCAACTACGCGACGGCGATCTTCGAAATTTCACTCATCGGACCGAATCGCGAGACGCTAGTTCCCGGCAATGAATTCCCGTCGGGAAACGCTGCTTCTGTGAACATCCAAATTCGCCGCGCCCCCAACGCCACGAAAGAACTCTTTAAGCCTGAAATCTTTAATCGGGTGCTCGTCAGCGAGACCTACGATCGATCGAAGGCGGAAGAGGACTCGAATTCGTTGACATTCAAAACGATTGAGCCGTTTGAGGCCTTCGAGGTTGCTTACCCAATCAGTCAACACGAAGAGTTAGACGATTGCGACCTAAGCGGTGTGATTTATATCTACACGGGAAATCGCCCGGCCTTCGCCGCTTCCTATCGTTTAAAGGTCGATTCCGGCATCGTATCTGACGAATCAGAAATTTGGATGAACCACCTCTACGCAGCAGCTTTCTTACCTCCGCCGATCGAGGAAGGAAAGATTCCGCACAGCGAATGGTTCGACTGGCGACCCCTTCCAATCATCGATGCACCGCAAACCGAAGATGAAGACCTCTTAGGCATTACCGAACACTACGGGGACATGTGA